In Gammaproteobacteria bacterium, the following proteins share a genomic window:
- a CDS encoding DUF4124 domain-containing protein: protein MIRQIAVAGGMLLFLSTAGAETKVYKWTDEEGKVHYTQTPPAGADTTTIKLAPPPVSAGQPDERLIKQLEDFEQRRQARDASRQDQAEMKNTNKIRADNCTQAQENLVTLESHGQVTLKEGDSYRKLSEEERQAKISEAQGHIKEFCDKIAGTK from the coding sequence ATGATCAGGCAAATCGCGGTCGCCGGAGGAATGCTTTTATTTCTTTCCACGGCTGGCGCCGAAACGAAAGTCTACAAATGGACGGACGAGGAGGGCAAGGTGCATTATACGCAGACGCCGCCCGCCGGCGCCGATACGACCACGATAAAACTGGCGCCGCCGCCCGTTTCCGCGGGTCAGCCCGATGAGCGATTGATAAAGCAGCTTGAGGATTTCGAGCAACGCCGCCAGGCGCGCGATGCGTCAAGGCAAGACCAAGCCGAAATGAAGAATACAAACAAAATCAGGGCGGACAACTGCACGCAGGCGCAAGAGAATCTCGTAACCCTGGAAAGCCACGGACAGGTAACGTTAAAAGAAGGCGACAGCTACCGCAAACTGAGCGAAGAAGAACGACAGGCAAAAATCTCCGAGGCGCAAGGGCACATCAAGGAATTCTGCGACAAAATCGCGGGTACGAAGTAA
- a CDS encoding proline--tRNA ligase, with product MLASQFHLATLKETPADAEVVSHRLMLRAGLIRRLAAGLYTWMPLGVRVLRKVEDVVREEMNRAGALELLMPAVQPAELWQESGRWEQYGPELLRLKDRHERDFCFGPTHEEVITDIARNDLRSYKQLPVNYYQIQTKFRDEIRPRFGVMRAREFVMKDAYSFHLDRASLEQTYVAMFDAYTRIFTRLGLEFRAVLADTGAIGGSRSHEFHVLAASGEDAIAFSDAGDYAANLELAEAVAPAATRPPPGVEMQTIDTPDTHTIDDLSRLLNIEPRRCLKTLMVKGGDGAVIALVLRGDHALNAVKAEKIEGLARPLAFADEAEVIEAAGCRPGSLGPGGLSIRVIADHAAAQLADFVCGANEDGKHLTGANWGRDVPEPERADLRNVVDGDSSPDGHGTLSIARGIEVGHIFQLGDKYSRAMNATVLDEQGRARHMIMGCYGIGVTRVVAAAIEQHYDERGIIWPAPIAPFQIALIPINMHKSGRLAAAARELYDELRAAGFDVLFDDRNLRPGVMFAEQELIGIPHRVVLSERGLAASLAEYKGRGDDKSTDIALNRLVAHLRTGLASLEP from the coding sequence ATGCTCGCCTCTCAATTTCATCTCGCAACGCTCAAGGAAACGCCGGCCGACGCTGAAGTCGTCAGTCACCGGTTGATGTTGCGCGCCGGGTTGATCCGCAGGCTTGCCGCTGGTTTGTACACGTGGATGCCGCTGGGCGTGCGCGTGCTGCGCAAGGTGGAAGATGTGGTGCGCGAGGAAATGAACCGCGCCGGGGCGCTGGAATTGCTGATGCCCGCCGTACAGCCTGCCGAGTTGTGGCAGGAATCCGGGCGCTGGGAACAATATGGCCCGGAGCTGCTGCGCCTCAAGGACCGTCACGAGCGCGACTTCTGTTTCGGGCCGACACACGAAGAGGTCATCACCGACATCGCACGCAACGACTTGCGCAGTTACAAGCAGCTGCCCGTCAATTATTATCAGATTCAAACCAAGTTCCGCGACGAGATACGTCCGCGCTTCGGTGTGATGCGGGCGCGTGAGTTCGTTATGAAAGACGCCTATTCGTTTCATCTGGACCGCGCCTCGCTGGAACAGACCTATGTGGCGATGTTTGATGCTTACACGCGCATCTTCACGCGGCTGGGGCTTGAGTTTCGCGCGGTGCTGGCCGACACCGGCGCCATCGGGGGCAGCCGTTCGCATGAATTTCATGTGCTGGCCGCCTCCGGCGAAGACGCCATCGCATTCTCGGATGCGGGCGATTACGCCGCCAATCTGGAGCTGGCCGAGGCGGTCGCGCCAGCCGCGACGCGACCGCCGCCCGGCGTGGAAATGCAGACCATCGATACGCCGGACACGCATACTATCGACGATTTAAGCCGTCTGCTGAACATCGAGCCGCGCCGTTGCTTAAAGACGCTCATGGTGAAAGGCGGCGATGGCGCGGTTATCGCGCTGGTTCTGCGCGGCGATCATGCGCTCAACGCCGTGAAGGCCGAGAAGATCGAGGGGCTGGCCCGGCCGCTGGCCTTCGCCGACGAAGCGGAAGTCATCGAGGCCGCCGGATGCCGGCCAGGATCGCTGGGGCCTGGCGGACTCTCGATCCGTGTTATCGCCGACCATGCGGCGGCGCAGCTCGCCGATTTCGTATGCGGCGCGAACGAAGACGGCAAGCACCTGACCGGCGCCAACTGGGGCCGCGATGTGCCCGAACCGGAACGCGCCGACCTGCGCAACGTCGTGGATGGCGATTCCAGCCCCGACGGTCATGGGACGCTCTCGATCGCGCGCGGCATCGAGGTGGGTCACATCTTCCAGCTCGGTGACAAGTACAGTCGCGCCATGAACGCCACCGTGCTGGACGAGCAAGGCCGCGCGCGTCACATGATAATGGGCTGCTACGGCATCGGCGTAACGCGCGTAGTAGCCGCCGCGATCGAGCAGCATTACGACGAGCGCGGGATCATCTGGCCGGCGCCCATCGCGCCTTTCCAGATTGCGCTGATCCCCATCAACATGCACAAGTCCGGACGCCTGGCAGCCGCCGCGCGTGAGTTGTACGATGAACTGCGGGCGGCCGGTTTCGACGTCTTATTCGACGACCGCAACTTAAGGCCCGGTGTAATGTTCGCCGAACAGGAGCTGATCGGCATTCCGCATCGCGTAGTGCTGAGCGAGCGCGGTTTAGCCGCCAGTCTCGCGGAATACAAGGGCCGCGGCGACGACAAGTCAACCGACATAGCACTTAACCGTCTAGTCGCGCATCTGCGCACCGGCTTGGCGTCACTTGAGCCATGA
- a CDS encoding DUF4156 domain-containing protein, which produces MLSAAEVQQCKKMGNTTVSVKGDILGLKRQESVVSAELERLARNNAAGMGGDTVVPASDIIQGTQLYNIYKCVPG; this is translated from the coding sequence GTGCTGAGCGCAGCCGAAGTGCAGCAATGCAAAAAAATGGGCAATACCACTGTCTCTGTCAAGGGCGACATCCTCGGCCTCAAGCGACAAGAAAGCGTAGTTTCCGCGGAGCTGGAACGGCTGGCGCGCAACAACGCGGCCGGCATGGGCGGTGACACGGTGGTGCCCGCCTCAGACATCATTCAAGGGACGCAGTTATACAATATCTATAAATGCGTGCCAGGTTGA
- a CDS encoding MBL fold metallo-hydrolase codes for MSATRPYSIHALELGPMDNFVYLIEDRATQTAAVVDPAWDVGAITALTEERGLRITDVLLTHSHHDHVNGVEAVLDHCDARLHLLKAEAEFWRHDLAQPALHHGGDRFALGETELQILHTPGHTPGSACYHLGTDLIAGDTLFVFGCGRCDLKGGDPEQMFTTLKQLKEELPSQTVIYPGHNYATRNTATMREQAEGNPFMQFDNAHDFVHYRMHEHDRTRATPYEPEYHR; via the coding sequence ATGTCCGCTACAAGACCCTATTCGATCCATGCCCTGGAGCTGGGGCCGATGGACAATTTTGTCTATCTTATCGAAGATCGCGCAACGCAAACCGCCGCGGTAGTCGATCCGGCCTGGGACGTGGGCGCGATCACCGCACTTACTGAGGAGCGCGGCCTGCGTATAACCGACGTGCTGCTGACCCACAGCCATCACGACCATGTCAACGGTGTGGAAGCCGTGCTCGACCACTGCGATGCGCGACTGCACTTGCTTAAAGCCGAAGCGGAATTCTGGCGCCACGACCTGGCGCAGCCAGCCTTACACCACGGGGGCGATCGCTTTGCGCTGGGAGAAACGGAGCTACAGATCCTGCACACCCCCGGCCATACGCCGGGGTCGGCGTGTTATCACCTGGGCACCGATCTGATTGCAGGCGATACACTGTTCGTATTCGGCTGCGGACGCTGCGACCTGAAAGGTGGCGACCCGGAACAAATGTTCACAACCTTGAAGCAGCTTAAAGAGGAATTGCCATCACAGACCGTGATTTATCCGGGTCATAACTACGCCACGCGGAACACGGCCACTATGCGCGAACAGGCCGAGGGCAATCCGTTTATGCAGTTCGATAACGCGCACGACTTTGTCCACTACCGGATGCATGAACACGATCGTACGCGTGCCACGCCGTATGAACCCGAATATCACCGTTAA
- a CDS encoding multidrug efflux SMR transporter, producing MQAWLLLVAAIVLEVAGTTSMKLSQGFARTLPSIMIFVFYALSFVAMTFALRRLDLSIAYAIWAGVGTVLITLIGFIYFTEQATLFKAACIALIVLGVVGLSYAAEA from the coding sequence ATGCAAGCCTGGTTGCTGCTGGTCGCGGCGATCGTGCTCGAAGTCGCGGGTACCACGTCAATGAAGCTCTCGCAGGGCTTCGCCCGTACCCTGCCATCGATCATGATCTTCGTTTTTTACGCGCTCTCGTTCGTGGCCATGACGTTCGCGCTAAGACGCCTTGACCTGAGCATCGCCTACGCGATCTGGGCGGGCGTAGGCACCGTGCTGATCACGCTCATCGGGTTCATTTACTTCACCGAGCAAGCGACCTTGTTCAAAGCCGCGTGCATCGCGCTGATCGTGCTCGGCGTGGTGGGTCTGAGCTACGCCGCCGAGGCGTGA
- the folD gene encoding bifunctional methylenetetrahydrofolate dehydrogenase/methenyltetrahydrofolate cyclohydrolase FolD codes for MTAQRIDGNAVAAQIRNEVKQQVSEAAKAGLTPCLAAVLVGDNPASRTYVGTKRKVCEEVGIKSVMKTPPADIAEEALLALIDELNADAAIHGILVQMPLPKHIDEQKVIERIDPTKDVDGFHPVNVGRLVIGLDTFRPCTPAGIPELIVRSGLEIEGRHVAIIGRSNIVGKPMMNMLVQKTRAANATVTVCHSGTKDLSSITRQADIVIAAIGRPKFVTADMVKEGAVVIDVGINRVDDDSRPKGYRLVGDVDFDAVSEKASAITPVPGGVGPMTVAMLMVNTLKAAKSAAKRG; via the coding sequence ATGACGGCACAACGCATCGACGGCAACGCAGTGGCGGCGCAAATTAGAAACGAAGTCAAACAGCAGGTCTCGGAGGCGGCCAAAGCGGGCTTGACACCGTGTCTCGCCGCAGTGCTGGTAGGTGACAATCCCGCTTCCAGGACTTACGTGGGCACGAAACGCAAGGTTTGCGAAGAGGTTGGCATCAAGTCCGTGATGAAGACGCCGCCGGCCGACATCGCGGAAGAGGCGCTGCTGGCGCTGATCGACGAGTTGAACGCTGACGCCGCCATACACGGCATTCTCGTGCAGATGCCGCTGCCCAAGCACATCGATGAGCAGAAAGTTATCGAGCGCATCGATCCGACCAAGGACGTGGACGGCTTTCATCCGGTCAACGTCGGACGGCTGGTAATCGGGCTGGATACTTTCCGGCCGTGTACGCCGGCCGGCATTCCGGAACTTATCGTGCGCAGCGGCCTGGAGATTGAAGGCAGGCACGTCGCCATCATCGGCCGCAGCAACATCGTCGGTAAGCCGATGATGAACATGCTGGTGCAGAAAACCAGAGCCGCTAACGCAACGGTGACCGTCTGCCACAGCGGGACCAAAGACCTTTCGAGCATCACGCGGCAGGCGGACATCGTGATCGCCGCCATCGGCCGGCCTAAATTCGTCACCGCGGACATGGTGAAAGAGGGCGCGGTAGTGATCGATGTTGGTATCAATCGGGTGGACGACGACAGCAGGCCCAAAGGTTACCGGCTGGTAGGCGACGTGGATTTCGACGCGGTGAGCGAAAAAGCATCCGCGATCACGCCGGTGCCGGGCGGGGTCGGACCCATGACGGTGGCGATGCTGATGGTAAATACGCTCAAAGCCGCGAAATCCGCGGCAAAGCGCGGCTAG